From Streptomyces griseorubiginosus, one genomic window encodes:
- a CDS encoding methylated-DNA--[protein]-cysteine S-methyltransferase, whose translation MNSHGQDEQQVVWAVVGTDIGPLLLAATPEGLVNVVFHATDAVRDKALERLASRLGTEPFEAPGSPLLAEAIRQVEAYFAGDRRTFELPLDWSLISGFNRQVLRELASGVAYGQVVGYGDLAGRVGQPGAAQAVGVAMGSNPLPVVVPCHRVVESDGGIGGFGGGLETKRKLLALEGVLPEPLF comes from the coding sequence ATGAACAGCCATGGGCAGGACGAGCAGCAGGTCGTGTGGGCCGTCGTCGGCACGGACATCGGACCGCTGCTGCTGGCCGCGACCCCCGAGGGTCTGGTCAACGTGGTCTTCCACGCCACCGACGCGGTGCGCGACAAGGCGCTGGAGCGGCTCGCGTCGCGGCTGGGCACCGAGCCCTTCGAGGCTCCCGGTTCCCCGCTGCTGGCCGAGGCGATACGCCAGGTCGAGGCGTACTTCGCGGGCGACCGCCGGACCTTCGAGCTGCCCCTGGACTGGTCGCTGATCTCGGGCTTCAACCGCCAGGTGCTGCGCGAGCTGGCGTCCGGTGTGGCCTACGGCCAGGTCGTCGGGTACGGCGATCTGGCCGGGCGGGTCGGCCAGCCCGGTGCCGCGCAGGCCGTCGGGGTGGCCATGGGTTCCAATCCGCTGCCGGTCGTCGTGCCCTGCCACCGTGTCGTCGAGAGCGACGGCGGCATCGGCGGGTTCGGTGGCGGCCTGGAGACCAAGCGGAAGCTGCTCGCGCTGGAGGGCGTGCTGCCGGAGCCGCTGTTCTGA
- the fdhA gene encoding formaldehyde dehydrogenase, glutathione-independent: MSGNRAVAYLKPGAVEVRTVDHPTLELQDRPGVSPEAVGRKCRHGVILKVLATNICGSDQHMVRGRTTAPEGLVLGHEITGEVVERGPDVEFVEVGDIVSVPFNIACGRCRNCKEGKTGICLNVNASRPGAAYGYVDMGGWVGGQAEFAMVPYADFNLLRFPDRDEAREKLLDLTMLSDIFPTGFHGVVSSGAGVGSTVYVAGAGPVGLAAAASAQLLGAAVVIVGDLNAERLAQARSFGCETVDVSQGPVEDQIAQILGEPEVDAAVDAVGFEARAHGRDAPEAPATVLNSLMGITRAGGALGIPGLYVTEDPGGVDEDAKSGTLKVRLGLGWAKSHRFTTGQCPVMKYNRSLMMAILHGRVHIAKAVNATVIGLEDAPRGYAEFDQGASRKYVLDPHGALNGVRPV, translated from the coding sequence ATGAGCGGGAACAGGGCAGTCGCGTATCTCAAGCCGGGCGCGGTGGAGGTCAGGACCGTCGACCACCCCACGCTCGAGCTCCAGGACAGGCCGGGGGTGTCTCCCGAAGCGGTCGGCAGGAAGTGCCGGCACGGGGTCATCCTCAAGGTCCTCGCCACCAACATCTGCGGAAGCGACCAGCACATGGTGCGCGGGCGGACGACCGCGCCCGAAGGGCTGGTCCTCGGACACGAGATCACCGGGGAGGTCGTCGAACGGGGCCCGGACGTCGAGTTCGTCGAGGTCGGCGACATCGTCTCCGTACCGTTCAACATCGCCTGCGGGCGGTGCCGCAACTGCAAGGAGGGCAAGACCGGCATCTGCCTGAACGTCAACGCGTCCCGCCCGGGCGCGGCCTACGGCTACGTCGACATGGGCGGCTGGGTCGGAGGCCAGGCCGAGTTCGCCATGGTTCCGTACGCGGACTTCAACCTGCTGAGGTTCCCGGACCGGGACGAGGCCCGCGAGAAGCTGCTCGATCTGACCATGCTGTCGGACATCTTCCCGACCGGCTTCCACGGTGTGGTGAGCTCGGGCGCGGGCGTCGGTTCGACCGTGTACGTCGCCGGGGCGGGCCCGGTGGGGCTGGCGGCGGCCGCGTCGGCACAGCTGCTCGGTGCCGCCGTGGTCATCGTCGGGGACCTCAACGCCGAGCGGCTCGCCCAGGCGCGCAGCTTCGGGTGCGAGACCGTCGACGTGTCTCAGGGCCCCGTGGAGGACCAGATCGCGCAGATCCTCGGGGAGCCCGAGGTGGACGCCGCCGTGGACGCGGTGGGCTTCGAGGCACGCGCCCACGGCAGGGACGCCCCGGAGGCGCCCGCTACCGTCCTCAACTCCCTCATGGGCATCACACGCGCGGGCGGTGCGCTGGGTATCCCCGGCCTGTACGTCACCGAGGACCCCGGCGGGGTCGACGAGGACGCGAAGAGCGGGACGCTGAAGGTGCGGCTCGGGCTCGGCTGGGCCAAGAGCCACCGCTTCACGACCGGGCAGTGCCCGGTGATGAAGTACAACCGGAGCCTGATGATGGCGATCCTGCACGGCCGTGTGCACATCGCCAAGGCGGTCAACGCCACCGTCATCGGCCTGGAGGACGCACCGCGCGGCTACGCCGAGTTCGACCAGGGCGCCAGCCGCAAGTACGTGCTCGACCCGCACGGCGCGCTGAACGGCGTACGACCGGTCTGA
- a CDS encoding VOC family protein — MTDNSTRLDHVVLWVRDPLASADFYEKALGMEPVRTTDYAAGAAPFPSVRLNDETIFDLMPVAAAERMTMVPGAAESAGHPVNHVCLALPADDFETLRARLEERSAPVSELSHDSFGARGLARRSFYFRDPDGNVFEARHYD; from the coding sequence ATGACGGACAACTCGACACGTCTCGACCATGTCGTCCTCTGGGTGCGCGACCCGCTGGCGTCAGCCGACTTCTACGAGAAGGCGCTGGGCATGGAACCCGTGAGGACCACCGACTACGCCGCAGGAGCGGCGCCCTTTCCCTCCGTACGGCTCAACGACGAGACCATCTTCGACCTCATGCCGGTCGCCGCGGCGGAGCGCATGACAATGGTCCCCGGGGCCGCGGAGAGCGCGGGACACCCCGTCAATCATGTGTGTCTGGCCCTGCCCGCCGACGATTTCGAGACACTCCGCGCCCGTCTGGAGGAACGGTCGGCGCCCGTCTCGGAGCTCTCCCACGACTCCTTCGGCGCCCGCGGACTGGCCAGGCGCAGCTTCTACTTCCGCGACCCGGACGGCAACGTCTTCGAAGCGCGCCACTACGACTGA